Proteins encoded by one window of Ramlibacter tataouinensis:
- a CDS encoding methyl-accepting chemotaxis protein: MQAFHNLRIATKLILSFSAALVLTAVIGAFATVQLARVNASAVEMAQNWLPSTRAVLDIKSDFARYRTLEMQHVLSGTITEKSQYEKLLADTWGHLGGARAEYEKLINTPQEKAAYEGFDKAVAKYAEEHGKIVALSRSMRSDDATEVLREESLRLNQEANAHLDKLVEINEQGAAEAAARADALYQNAKLWVAGLLAAAIAIGLALAVWVARTVSRPLASAVEVAQAVAAGDLTTRIEANTTDETGRLLQALKAMNENLSRIVGEVRQGTDAIGIASSQIASGNQDLSSRTEEQASSLQQTAASMEELTSTVKQNADNARQANQLAMNASEVAVKGGDVVAQVVDTMGSIDASSRKIVDIIGVIDGIAFQTNILALNAAVEAARAGEQGRGFAVVAAEVRNLAQRSAAAAKEIKGLIDDSVGKVDEGSRLVGQAGQTMSEIVDSVKRVTDIMAEITAASQEQTTGIEQINQAVTQMDQVTQQNAALVEEASAAAQSLQQQAQGLTVAVGVFKLDGAAHGAPAFTSVTPLPARAKAPAKPTATRAGAKLPAPPSAPRLAAAGADWTEF; the protein is encoded by the coding sequence ATGCAAGCCTTCCACAACCTCAGGATCGCGACCAAGCTGATCCTCTCCTTTTCCGCGGCCCTGGTCCTCACGGCCGTGATCGGCGCCTTCGCAACGGTGCAGCTCGCCAGGGTCAACGCGAGCGCCGTCGAGATGGCGCAGAACTGGCTGCCGTCCACCCGGGCCGTGCTGGACATCAAGTCGGACTTCGCCCGCTACCGCACCCTGGAGATGCAGCACGTCCTGTCCGGCACGATCACGGAAAAGAGCCAGTACGAGAAGCTGCTGGCCGACACCTGGGGGCACCTGGGCGGCGCCCGCGCCGAGTACGAGAAGCTGATCAACACGCCGCAAGAGAAGGCAGCTTACGAGGGGTTCGACAAGGCGGTCGCGAAGTACGCCGAGGAGCACGGCAAGATCGTTGCCCTGTCGCGCAGCATGCGCAGCGACGACGCCACCGAGGTGCTGCGCGAGGAATCCCTGCGCCTGAACCAGGAGGCGAACGCCCATCTGGACAAGCTGGTCGAGATCAACGAGCAAGGCGCCGCCGAGGCGGCTGCTCGCGCCGACGCCCTGTACCAGAACGCCAAGCTCTGGGTCGCGGGCCTGCTGGCCGCGGCCATTGCCATCGGCCTGGCGCTGGCCGTGTGGGTGGCGCGCACGGTGTCCCGTCCGCTCGCCAGCGCCGTGGAAGTGGCGCAGGCCGTTGCCGCGGGCGACCTCACGACGCGCATCGAAGCGAACACCACCGACGAGACCGGCCGCCTGCTGCAGGCCCTCAAGGCCATGAACGAGAACCTGTCGAGGATCGTGGGCGAGGTGCGCCAGGGCACGGACGCGATCGGCATTGCCTCCAGCCAGATTGCCTCGGGCAACCAGGACCTGTCCTCGCGCACCGAGGAGCAGGCCAGCTCGCTGCAGCAGACGGCGGCCTCGATGGAGGAGCTCACCAGCACGGTCAAGCAGAACGCCGACAACGCGCGCCAGGCCAACCAGCTGGCGATGAACGCCTCCGAGGTGGCGGTCAAGGGCGGCGACGTGGTGGCGCAGGTGGTGGACACCATGGGCTCGATCGATGCGTCCTCGCGCAAGATCGTGGACATCATCGGGGTGATCGACGGGATCGCCTTCCAGACCAACATCCTGGCGCTCAACGCGGCGGTGGAAGCGGCGCGGGCCGGCGAGCAGGGCCGCGGCTTCGCGGTGGTGGCCGCCGAGGTGCGCAACCTGGCGCAGCGCTCGGCCGCCGCCGCCAAGGAGATCAAGGGCCTGATCGACGACTCGGTGGGCAAGGTCGACGAAGGCAGCAGGCTGGTGGGCCAGGCGGGCCAGACCATGAGCGAGATCGTCGACAGCGTCAAGCGGGTGACCGACATCATGGCGGAGATCACGGCGGCCAGCCAGGAGCAGACCACCGGCATCGAGCAGATCAACCAGGCGGTCACGCAGATGGACCAGGTGACGCAGCAGAACGCGGCGCTGGTGGAGGAGGCCTCCGCCGCCGCGCAATCGCTGCAGCAGCAGGCCCAGGGGCTGACCGTGGCGGTCGGCGTCTTCAAGCTCGATGGTGCCGCGCACGGCGCGCCGGCGTTCACCAGCGTGACGCCGCTGCCGGCGAGGGCCAAGGCGCCGGCCAAGCCCACCGCGACGCGCGCGGGCGCCAAGCTGCCGGCGCCGCCGTCGGCGCCCAGGCTGGCCGCCGCGGGGGCCGACTGGACCGAGTTCTAA
- a CDS encoding methyl-accepting chemotaxis protein — protein MNLANLKIGTRLGLGFGVLGLLLLVVIGLSITMLGRVSDGTSDIVSDNVPKMQQSNRINRSLNEVAIALRNMMLTNSDADRQRQLAVIAESRKLMGEDLKQLERTLFTPRGKEILRQLMEMDAIYGTSLDGLLKLIAADDLEGAKTYLSQELRPKLDAYKALIAAQVKFQEDRMDAAGAAASQTYLDTRNQMLGLGGLALLFGAAIAFWITRSITRPLGQAVTIADTVAGGDLSSRIEVSTTDETGQLLLALRKMNESLVDVVSRVRGSTDAIGTASSQIASGNQDLSSRTEEQASSLQQTAASMEELTSTVKQNADNARQANQLAQSASEVAVKGGDVVAQVVDTMGSIDASSRKIVDIIGVIDGIAFQTNILALNAAVEAARAGEQGRGFAVVAAEVRNLAQRSAAAAKEIKGLIDDSVGKVDEGSRLVGQAGQTMSEIVDSIRRVTDIMAEITAASQEQATGIEQINQAVTQMDQVTQQNAALVEEASAAAQSLQQQAQDLTVAVGVFKLDGAAHGAPAFTSVTPLPARAKAPAKPTATRAGAKLPAPPSAPRLAAAGADWQEF, from the coding sequence ATGAACTTAGCCAACCTGAAAATCGGAACGCGCCTGGGCCTGGGCTTCGGCGTGCTGGGCCTGCTGCTGCTGGTCGTGATCGGGCTGAGCATCACCATGCTTGGCCGTGTCAGCGACGGCACCTCCGACATCGTCAGCGACAACGTGCCGAAGATGCAGCAGTCGAACCGCATCAACAGGTCCCTCAACGAGGTGGCGATCGCGCTGCGGAACATGATGCTGACCAACAGTGACGCGGACCGCCAGAGGCAGCTGGCCGTCATCGCGGAGTCCAGGAAGCTCATGGGCGAAGACCTCAAGCAGCTGGAACGGACCCTGTTCACGCCCAGGGGCAAGGAGATCCTGCGCCAGTTGATGGAAATGGACGCCATCTACGGCACGTCCCTGGACGGACTGCTGAAGCTGATCGCCGCGGACGACCTGGAGGGTGCCAAGACGTACCTGAGCCAGGAGCTGCGCCCCAAGCTGGATGCCTACAAGGCCTTGATCGCCGCTCAGGTCAAGTTCCAGGAAGACCGGATGGACGCGGCCGGAGCGGCCGCGAGCCAGACCTATCTGGACACCCGCAACCAGATGCTGGGGCTGGGCGGCCTGGCCCTGTTGTTCGGTGCCGCCATCGCCTTCTGGATCACGCGCTCGATCACCCGTCCGCTGGGGCAGGCCGTGACCATCGCCGACACGGTGGCCGGCGGCGACCTGAGCAGCCGGATCGAGGTTTCGACCACCGACGAGACCGGCCAGCTGCTGCTGGCCCTGAGGAAGATGAACGAAAGCCTGGTGGACGTGGTCAGCCGGGTGCGGGGCAGCACCGACGCGATCGGCACGGCCTCCAGCCAGATTGCCTCGGGCAACCAGGACCTGTCCTCGCGCACCGAGGAGCAGGCCAGCTCGCTGCAGCAGACGGCGGCCTCGATGGAGGAGCTCACCAGCACGGTCAAGCAGAACGCCGACAACGCGCGCCAGGCCAACCAGCTGGCGCAGAGCGCCTCCGAGGTGGCGGTCAAGGGCGGCGACGTGGTGGCGCAGGTGGTGGACACCATGGGCTCGATCGATGCGTCCTCGCGCAAGATCGTGGACATCATCGGGGTGATCGACGGGATCGCGTTCCAGACCAACATCCTGGCGCTCAACGCGGCGGTGGAAGCGGCGCGGGCCGGCGAGCAGGGCCGCGGCTTCGCGGTGGTGGCCGCCGAGGTGCGCAACCTGGCGCAGCGCTCGGCCGCCGCCGCCAAGGAGATCAAGGGCCTGATCGACGACTCGGTGGGCAAGGTCGACGAAGGCAGCAGGCTGGTGGGCCAGGCGGGCCAGACCATGAGCGAGATCGTCGACAGCATCCGGCGGGTGACCGACATCATGGCGGAGATCACGGCGGCCAGCCAGGAGCAGGCCACCGGCATCGAGCAGATCAACCAGGCGGTCACGCAGATGGACCAGGTGACGCAGCAGAACGCGGCGCTGGTGGAGGAGGCCTCCGCCGCGGCTCAGTCGCTGCAGCAGCAGGCCCAGGACCTGACCGTGGCGGTCGGCGTCTTCAAGCTCGATGGTGCCGCGCACGGCGCGCCGGCGTTCACGAGCGTGACGCCGCTGCCGGCGAGGGCCAAGGCGCCGGCCAAGCCCACCGCGACGCGCGCGGGCGCCAAGCTGCCGGCGCCACCGTCGGCGCCCAGGCTGGCTGCCGCCGGCGCCGACTGGCAGGAGTTCTGA
- a CDS encoding methyl-accepting chemotaxis protein, producing the protein MRLNLPVTPNEYVLAADAALVSCTDLKGRISYANPAFIEASGFEAGELYGKAHNIVRHPDMPPEAFADMWDSLGRGLPWTGLVKNRRKNGDFYWVRANVTPIRRRGRIEGYMSVRSRPDPAEVQAAEDVYRVLGQGKAKGIAIRQGEAVRLGWTNPLDALRRIPVQRRVAAVTGGFALLSLAAAGAGLVSGGLPRAACAGLAASGLAWAGFGHFLNRTVFRPLERATQVARAIAGGDLLRFQIHPHDETKDLLKALNQMSANLFGIVADVGVNVAGVLDASGRITTGNQNLSARTEAQASALEETAAAMEELTSTVKQNADNALQANALAVSASDVALRGGDLVARVVDTMGSIDASSRKIVDIIGVIDGIAFQTNILALNAAVEAARAGEQGRGFAVVAGEVRNLAQRSAAAAKEIKGLIGDSVGKVDQGSQLVGEAGRTMTEIVESVRRVTDIMADITAASREQTIGIEQISQAVTQMDQVTQQNAALVGEALAAAQSLQAQARGLSVAVGTFRPAGARDPAAAPRLPRRPQAFAPAADIRKEALSMEDHV; encoded by the coding sequence ATGCGACTGAACCTGCCCGTCACTCCGAACGAATATGTGCTTGCCGCCGACGCGGCGCTGGTTTCGTGCACCGACCTCAAGGGTCGCATCAGTTATGCCAACCCGGCCTTCATCGAAGCCAGCGGCTTCGAGGCCGGGGAGCTGTATGGCAAGGCGCACAACATCGTGCGGCACCCGGACATGCCACCCGAGGCCTTCGCGGACATGTGGGACAGCCTCGGCCGGGGGCTGCCCTGGACCGGCCTGGTGAAGAACCGTCGCAAGAACGGCGACTTCTACTGGGTGCGCGCCAACGTGACGCCGATCCGCCGCCGCGGCCGCATCGAGGGCTACATGTCCGTGCGCAGCCGACCCGACCCCGCCGAAGTGCAGGCCGCCGAAGACGTCTACCGGGTGCTGGGCCAGGGGAAGGCGAAAGGCATTGCGATCCGCCAGGGCGAGGCGGTGCGGCTGGGCTGGACCAACCCCCTGGACGCGCTGCGCCGCATCCCGGTGCAGCGCCGGGTGGCGGCCGTCACCGGCGGCTTCGCGCTGCTTTCGCTCGCGGCCGCCGGCGCCGGCCTGGTGAGCGGCGGGCTGCCGCGCGCGGCCTGCGCCGGACTTGCGGCCTCGGGCCTGGCCTGGGCCGGCTTCGGCCACTTCCTCAACCGGACGGTGTTCCGGCCGCTGGAGCGGGCCACCCAGGTGGCGCGCGCGATCGCCGGCGGCGACCTGCTGCGCTTCCAGATCCACCCGCACGACGAGACCAAGGACCTGCTGAAGGCCCTCAACCAGATGAGCGCCAACCTGTTCGGCATCGTCGCCGACGTCGGCGTCAACGTCGCGGGCGTCCTGGATGCGTCGGGGCGGATCACCACCGGCAACCAGAACCTGTCGGCGCGTACCGAGGCCCAGGCCAGCGCGCTGGAGGAGACCGCCGCGGCGATGGAGGAGCTCACCAGCACGGTCAAGCAGAACGCCGACAACGCCCTGCAGGCCAACGCATTGGCGGTGTCCGCCTCCGACGTCGCGCTGCGGGGCGGCGACCTGGTGGCGCGGGTGGTGGACACCATGGGCTCGATCGACGCGTCCTCGCGCAAGATCGTGGACATCATCGGGGTGATCGACGGGATCGCGTTCCAGACCAACATCCTGGCGCTCAACGCCGCGGTGGAAGCGGCGCGGGCCGGCGAGCAGGGCCGCGGCTTCGCGGTGGTGGCCGGCGAAGTGCGCAACCTGGCGCAGCGCTCGGCCGCGGCGGCCAAGGAGATCAAGGGCCTGATCGGCGACTCGGTCGGCAAGGTCGACCAGGGCAGCCAGCTGGTGGGCGAGGCCGGCCGCACCATGACGGAGATCGTCGAGAGCGTGCGGCGGGTGACCGACATCATGGCGGACATCACGGCGGCCAGCCGGGAGCAGACCATCGGCATCGAGCAGATCAGCCAGGCCGTCACCCAGATGGACCAGGTGACGCAGCAGAACGCGGCGCTGGTGGGCGAGGCCCTGGCCGCCGCGCAGTCGCTGCAGGCGCAGGCGCGTGGCTTGTCGGTGGCCGTGGGCACCTTCCGCCCTGCCGGCGCCCGCGACCCGGCGGCGGCGCCGCGCCTGCCGCGCCGCCCTCAAGCTTTCGCGCCGGCTGCCGATATCAGGAAGGAAGCCCTTTCCATGGAAGACCATGTCTAA
- the flgK gene encoding flagellar hook-associated protein FlgK, with product MSNLFSTGLSGLAVARAALQTTAHNTANVYTEGYSRQTAQVVSSGGILRPGIGFFGSGAQVTTIARSYDQYLVSQLVQAQAGSAALSTYHAQIGRIDNLLADPEAGLAPLLQGFFAGVQGVANAAADPAARQQLVSAAQTLAGKFRSVDQYLNELHASVDSQVEGTVGQINNFAREIAGLNKQISMMRANAGGLPPNDLLDQRDQLVSALSKLVGTRVVVQDGGQYNVFIGNGQTLVLGDTARQMQVGPSHADPSRQMVSLTMASGAAVELRDADLAGGSLGGLLQFRSETLVQAQNSLGRMAIALADSFNRQHQLGVDLHGAAGQAFFTQSTPAVIANDRNQGNLQLQAAFASTSDLTASDYVISVQDVAGVLQYTATRLSDGQVFPPAAGFPMTLDGVTLSVSGGTAQAGDSFLLQPTRTGARDLAVRVTDPTQVAAAVPILVEPAPGNRGGAGISAGAVDPSYLHGTPAAPVTLQYAGGQLTGFPAGAAVSVTLPDGSPAAGSPYAPGAAVTHVPGATVSFEGMSFVLSGAPAEGDSFTVSRNGAGVSDGRNALLLRALQGAKTMDGGTASFAQAYAQLVSSVGNRSNQLGIASEAQASVTAQIRAAQQSVSGVNQDEETANLLMFQQMYQGNAKVIQTAAAIFDAILAIDR from the coding sequence ATGTCTAACCTGTTCAGCACCGGCCTCAGCGGCCTGGCCGTCGCGCGCGCCGCCTTGCAGACCACGGCGCACAACACCGCCAACGTGTACACGGAGGGCTACAGCCGTCAGACCGCGCAGGTGGTTTCCAGCGGCGGGATCCTGCGGCCCGGCATCGGCTTCTTCGGCTCCGGCGCGCAAGTGACCACCATCGCGCGCAGCTACGACCAGTACCTCGTCTCGCAGCTGGTGCAGGCGCAGGCGGGCAGCGCCGCGCTGTCCACCTACCACGCGCAGATCGGCCGCATCGACAACCTGCTGGCCGACCCCGAAGCGGGCCTGGCGCCGCTGCTGCAGGGCTTCTTCGCCGGCGTGCAGGGCGTGGCCAATGCCGCCGCCGACCCCGCCGCGCGCCAGCAGCTGGTGAGCGCGGCCCAGACGCTGGCCGGCAAGTTCCGCTCCGTGGACCAGTACCTCAACGAGCTCCATGCCAGCGTCGACAGCCAGGTCGAGGGCACGGTCGGCCAGATCAACAACTTCGCCCGCGAGATCGCCGGCCTCAACAAGCAGATCTCGATGATGCGCGCCAATGCCGGCGGGCTGCCGCCCAACGACCTGCTGGACCAGCGCGACCAGCTGGTGAGCGCGCTGAGCAAGCTGGTGGGCACCCGGGTGGTGGTGCAGGACGGCGGCCAGTACAACGTGTTCATCGGCAACGGCCAGACGCTGGTGCTGGGCGACACTGCCCGCCAGATGCAGGTGGGCCCCTCGCACGCGGACCCCAGCCGCCAGATGGTGTCGCTCACCATGGCCAGCGGCGCGGCGGTCGAGCTGCGCGATGCCGACCTGGCCGGCGGATCGCTGGGCGGGCTGCTGCAGTTCCGCTCCGAAACCCTGGTCCAGGCGCAGAACTCGCTGGGCCGGATGGCGATCGCCCTGGCCGACAGCTTCAACCGCCAGCACCAGCTGGGCGTGGACCTGCACGGGGCGGCCGGCCAGGCCTTCTTCACGCAGTCCACGCCGGCGGTGATCGCCAACGACCGGAACCAGGGCAACCTGCAGCTGCAGGCCGCCTTCGCCAGCACGTCGGACCTGACCGCCAGCGACTACGTGATCTCGGTGCAGGACGTGGCCGGCGTGCTGCAGTACACCGCCACGCGCTTGTCCGATGGCCAGGTGTTCCCGCCGGCGGCGGGCTTTCCGATGACGCTGGACGGCGTGACGCTGTCGGTCAGCGGCGGCACGGCGCAGGCCGGCGACTCCTTCCTGCTGCAGCCCACGCGCACCGGCGCGCGCGACCTGGCGGTGCGGGTGACGGACCCGACGCAGGTCGCCGCCGCCGTGCCCATCCTGGTCGAGCCGGCGCCGGGCAACCGCGGCGGCGCCGGCATCAGCGCGGGCGCGGTCGACCCCAGCTACCTGCACGGCACGCCGGCGGCGCCGGTCACGCTGCAGTACGCGGGCGGCCAGCTCACCGGCTTTCCGGCCGGCGCGGCCGTGAGCGTGACGCTGCCCGACGGCTCGCCGGCCGCCGGCAGCCCGTACGCGCCCGGCGCGGCGGTCACGCACGTGCCCGGGGCCACGGTGAGCTTCGAGGGCATGTCCTTCGTCCTGAGCGGCGCGCCCGCCGAGGGCGACAGCTTCACGGTCAGCCGCAACGGCGCCGGCGTCTCCGACGGCCGCAACGCGCTGCTGCTGCGCGCGCTGCAGGGCGCCAAGACCATGGACGGCGGCACCGCCAGCTTCGCCCAGGCCTACGCGCAGCTGGTCAGCAGCGTGGGCAACCGCTCCAACCAGCTCGGGATCGCGAGCGAGGCGCAGGCCAGCGTCACGGCGCAGATCCGCGCCGCCCAGCAATCGGTGTCCGGCGTCAACCAGGACGAGGAGACCGCCAACCTGCTGATGTTCCAGCAGATGTACCAGGGCAACGCCAAGGTGATCCAGACGGCGGCGGCCATCTTCGACGCCATCCTCGCCATCGACCGTTGA
- the flgL gene encoding flagellar hook-associated protein FlgL — protein sequence MRISTQSFYEQSQLAMNSQQGSLLRSQQKIGAMTRILTPADDPVGAARALGVSESLAVNAQYQATRGEAIHTLSLEENALQAVTGVLQDVKTLIVQAGNGVMTDADRRALATTLESAHAQLLGLANTDDGNGQYLFAGFRSGSPPFVRDAAGAVNYQGDQGQRLMQVDVSRQVAGTDDGRTLFQSVQGAAGYVTSEAGGNAGSAVYGAVSVMDAGDPLYGRDFSISFAGGNYTVETQDAPPVVVASGAFTAGVPIDFGGLQISIAGTPADGDVVEVRNARNAGTDVFATLSELVAALRAPLAGGGDAAQARLLNALSTANVRITNAHDNVLTVRSSVGSRLKELDILNGGGQARALMDKSHLSDLQDLDYASAITDFYQRQSALQATQQTFLRIQQISLLNLL from the coding sequence ATGCGAATCAGCACGCAATCCTTCTACGAACAAAGCCAGCTCGCGATGAACTCGCAGCAGGGCAGCCTGCTGCGCTCGCAGCAGAAGATCGGCGCCATGACGCGCATCCTCACGCCGGCCGACGACCCGGTCGGCGCGGCGCGGGCGCTGGGGGTGTCCGAATCGCTGGCGGTCAACGCCCAGTACCAGGCGACCCGCGGCGAGGCCATCCATACGCTGTCGCTGGAGGAGAACGCCCTGCAGGCGGTCACCGGCGTGCTGCAGGACGTCAAGACGCTGATCGTGCAGGCCGGCAATGGCGTGATGACCGACGCCGACCGGCGAGCCCTCGCCACCACCCTGGAGAGCGCGCACGCGCAGCTGCTGGGCCTGGCCAACACCGACGACGGCAACGGCCAGTACCTGTTCGCGGGCTTTCGCAGCGGCAGCCCGCCCTTCGTGCGCGACGCCGCCGGCGCCGTGAACTACCAGGGGGACCAGGGACAGCGCCTGATGCAGGTCGACGTCTCGCGCCAGGTCGCCGGCACCGATGACGGCCGGACCCTCTTCCAGTCGGTCCAGGGCGCCGCGGGCTACGTCACCTCCGAGGCCGGCGGCAATGCCGGCAGCGCCGTGTACGGCGCAGTCAGCGTGATGGACGCGGGCGACCCGCTGTACGGCCGCGACTTCAGCATCAGCTTTGCCGGCGGCAACTACACGGTGGAGACCCAGGACGCGCCGCCGGTGGTGGTCGCCTCCGGCGCCTTCACCGCCGGGGTGCCGATCGACTTCGGCGGCCTGCAGATCAGCATCGCCGGCACGCCCGCCGACGGCGACGTGGTGGAAGTCAGGAACGCGCGCAACGCCGGCACCGACGTGTTCGCCACCCTCTCCGAGCTGGTGGCGGCGCTGCGGGCGCCGCTGGCGGGCGGCGGCGATGCCGCCCAGGCGCGCCTGCTCAATGCCTTGAGCACCGCCAACGTGCGCATCACCAACGCGCACGACAACGTGCTGACGGTGCGCTCCTCGGTCGGCTCGCGCCTGAAGGAGCTCGACATCCTCAACGGCGGCGGCCAGGCGCGCGCGCTGATGGACAAGAGCCACCTGTCGGACCTGCAGGACCTGGACTATGCGAGCGCGATCACCGATTTCTACCAGCGCCAGTCGGCGCTGCAGGCGACCCAGCAGACCTTCCTGCGGATCCAGCAGATCTCCCTGCTGAACCTCCTGTAG
- the fliR gene encoding flagellar biosynthetic protein FliR yields MGSPIAVTSAQLAGWMAAFLWPFLRMLALVSMAPVFGERAVPRRHKVATAALLTLAVAPVLGPMPQVPPVSGDGAWLAAQQVLVGLAMGFSMRLVFAMVQAAGEYAGLQMGLSFASFFDPGSGGQTMVLGRLLNALAMLAFLAFDGHLMVVAVLVHSFEALPVSTEPLAARGWMVLAAAGTQVIAGGLMLALPMVAALLILNLTMGVLTRVSPQISIFSVGFPMTLLAGLVLLQLVVQQLPAFLEPRFAAAFDATLRVLQALRP; encoded by the coding sequence ATGGGCAGCCCGATCGCGGTCACCTCGGCCCAGCTGGCCGGCTGGATGGCGGCCTTCCTGTGGCCCTTCCTGCGCATGCTGGCGCTGGTGTCGATGGCGCCCGTGTTCGGCGAACGCGCGGTGCCGCGCCGCCACAAGGTCGCGACCGCCGCGCTGCTGACGCTGGCGGTCGCGCCGGTACTGGGGCCGATGCCGCAGGTGCCGCCGGTGTCGGGCGACGGGGCCTGGCTGGCCGCGCAGCAGGTCCTGGTCGGCCTCGCGATGGGCTTCTCGATGCGCCTGGTGTTCGCCATGGTGCAGGCGGCCGGCGAGTATGCCGGCCTGCAGATGGGCCTGTCGTTCGCCTCCTTCTTCGATCCCGGCTCCGGCGGGCAGACCATGGTGCTGGGACGGCTGCTGAACGCGCTGGCGATGCTGGCCTTCCTCGCGTTCGATGGCCACCTGATGGTCGTTGCCGTGCTGGTGCACAGTTTCGAGGCGCTGCCGGTGTCGACCGAGCCGCTGGCCGCGCGCGGCTGGATGGTGCTGGCCGCGGCCGGCACCCAGGTGATCGCCGGCGGCCTGATGCTGGCGCTGCCGATGGTGGCCGCGCTGCTGATCCTGAACCTGACCATGGGGGTGCTGACCCGGGTCTCGCCCCAGATCAGCATCTTCTCGGTCGGGTTCCCGATGACGCTGCTGGCCGGCCTGGTGCTGCTGCAGCTGGTGGTGCAGCAGCTGCCCGCCTTCCTGGAGCCGCGCTTCGCGGCCGCGTTCGACGCCACGCTGCGGGTGCTGCAGGCGCTGCGCCCCTGA
- the fliQ gene encoding flagellar biosynthesis protein FliQ, with translation MTPETVTTLGHEAMKVSLLLGAPLLLVALVTGLVVSLFQAATQINEATLSFIPKLLAVFATLVVAGPWMLGVALDYIRNLFASIPQLVG, from the coding sequence ATGACCCCCGAGACCGTCACCACCCTGGGCCACGAGGCGATGAAGGTTTCGCTGCTGCTCGGCGCGCCGCTGCTGCTGGTCGCGCTGGTGACGGGCCTGGTCGTGAGCCTGTTCCAGGCGGCCACGCAGATCAACGAGGCCACGCTGTCCTTCATCCCCAAGCTGCTGGCCGTGTTCGCCACGCTGGTGGTCGCCGGCCCCTGGATGCTGGGCGTCGCCCTCGACTACATCCGCAACCTGTTCGCCAGCATCCCGCAGCTGGTGGGTTGA
- the fliP gene encoding flagellar type III secretion system pore protein FliP (The bacterial flagellar biogenesis protein FliP forms a type III secretion system (T3SS)-type pore required for flagellar assembly.) produces the protein MARAPQQPARRPWRPLALLALGALPALAWAQGLPGLTSSQGPGGAQTWSLSIELLVLLTALSFLPAALLAMTSFTRILIVLGLLRTALGTQSTPPNQVLVGLSLFLTLFVMSPVFDKAYQDAYLPYSKGTLGAQQAMERGVEPFKEFMLKQTREADLGLFARLADVPPMQGPEQVPLRILVPAFVISELKTAFQIGFTIFIPFLIIDLVVASVLMSMGMMMVPPATISLPFKLMLFVLVDGWQLLVGSLAQSFHP, from the coding sequence ATGGCCCGCGCCCCGCAGCAGCCGGCGCGCCGCCCCTGGCGCCCGCTCGCCCTGCTCGCGCTGGGCGCGCTGCCGGCGCTGGCCTGGGCGCAGGGCCTGCCCGGCCTGACCAGCAGCCAGGGCCCCGGCGGCGCGCAGACCTGGTCCCTCAGCATCGAGCTGCTGGTGCTGCTGACGGCGCTGTCCTTCCTGCCCGCCGCCCTGCTGGCCATGACCAGCTTCACCCGCATCCTCATCGTGCTGGGCCTGCTGCGCACGGCGCTGGGCACGCAGTCCACGCCGCCCAACCAGGTGCTGGTGGGCCTGTCGCTGTTCCTGACGCTGTTCGTGATGTCGCCGGTGTTCGACAAGGCCTACCAGGACGCCTACCTGCCCTACTCCAAGGGCACCCTGGGGGCGCAGCAGGCGATGGAGCGCGGCGTCGAGCCCTTCAAGGAGTTCATGCTGAAGCAGACGCGCGAGGCCGACCTGGGCCTGTTCGCGCGGCTGGCCGACGTGCCGCCGATGCAGGGCCCCGAGCAGGTGCCCCTGCGCATCCTGGTGCCGGCATTCGTGATCAGCGAGCTGAAGACCGCCTTCCAGATCGGATTCACCATCTTCATCCCCTTCCTGATCATCGACCTGGTGGTCGCCAGCGTGCTGATGTCCATGGGCATGATGATGGTGCCGCCGGCGACCATCTCGCTGCCGTTCAAGCTGATGCTGTTCGTCCTGGTGGACGGCTGGCAACTGCTGGTGGGCTCGCTGGCGCAAAGCTTCCACCCATGA
- the fliO gene encoding flagellar biosynthetic protein FliO, with product MTPARLLRAGLPLAALAPAAVRAALPTVAAPAAQPPSAAAGLLQAGVGLVLVLALVFACAWVVRRLGVPAAGGGHLLKVVASAAVGQRERVVMVEVGGSWLVLGVAAGQVRHLHTLPAAAQSSDAAAPGATAPAFDAAAFAHKLRASLDALKGRS from the coding sequence ATGACCCCGGCGCGCCTGCTCCGGGCCGGCCTGCCGCTGGCGGCGCTGGCGCCCGCCGCCGTGCGCGCGGCGCTGCCCACCGTGGCCGCGCCAGCGGCGCAACCGCCTTCGGCGGCGGCCGGACTGCTGCAGGCCGGCGTCGGCCTGGTGCTGGTGCTGGCCCTGGTGTTCGCCTGCGCCTGGGTCGTGCGCCGGCTGGGCGTGCCGGCGGCCGGCGGCGGGCACCTGCTGAAGGTGGTCGCCAGCGCCGCGGTCGGCCAGCGCGAACGGGTGGTGATGGTGGAAGTGGGCGGTTCCTGGCTGGTGCTGGGGGTGGCCGCCGGCCAGGTGCGCCACCTGCACACGCTGCCGGCGGCGGCGCAATCGTCCGATGCCGCCGCGCCTGGCGCGACCGCCCCGGCCTTCGATGCCGCAGCCTTCGCGCACAAGCTGCGCGCCTCCCTCGACGCCCTGAAGGGACGCAGCTGA